The stretch of DNA cTTTTCCAAATTCGTCTCTAATTTGTGTGttattaaagtttgaaattaattctacttgttttattttttttcatttgcgATTGATTTAACTGTTTCTGCATTTGATTTTTATGACGAATATTATtagtcttttaaaataaaagtttcgtAACCATAAAAATGGATCATAGACAACACATATAAACTGATATGGATACATCGTCCGAATAAGCCGCTTCAATTGAAGGttgagaaatttaaatttaagccaGTCTACGGTTTCTAGCGCATACTAAAAGTATGTACACAGGTTGTTACaaaattgattacaatttataGTAAGGTCACGTGGAATCAATACaaattacacattaaaaaaaataacctgtgcctccatttcattttattgcaaaaaaatataatataatatttttcattaaacgaACCAAAACCAGATTATGTTACATTTGTGTCAGTAAAACTCGTCATAGAGGTATGTCTAAACGATGCAGAAAAATCTCTCAATTAAAATAGCATGtataagctattttaatataaatagcaaataaaatttacattttagtaAAGATTGCCTTCTAAGTTTAACTTTAATGCATcataaatgtacaataataaaattattagtttgaCGCAAGTATATTACGTATGGCAATTAAtactaagataatattttataatctggaATCGTTATCATTCAGACTCATTCAAATGGCATCCGAACTGTGAACTGACTCAACTTCAAATCTCATTCaatgtttgaattttattcaagtttttttttttatcacaaagataaaataaatacaaattacaattgACATAAAATTTGCTTTACCAAAAACCATTCTTATCAAAATACTAACTCTTGTTATCCTGGAAGCTACAAAACCATCTGTATACGATACCTAACCACATAACAGTCGTGATAAAAGTTATTGGTGTAAGTATTTCCCtataaatatttgcattttgacataaaattaccatttatcaataaataaaatgttaattttataatatagaaagtTGCTGGTGTTATGATATAATCTTCTGGAAAGGTGAAATTACAACGATTATTTAACCTTGCGCGGACCAATGCTAGGTGTTGGAAAGTTGTTGTAAACTCGATGAATAGTTACTAGCTAGTTTCTCTACGGAGTTCGTTCTTAGCGatcgtatttaatttttttgttttcttttataaaatattacattcaatGGCATTTTTACTTGAAACTACAGTTTGTTTATCAATCGCTGCTGAAAGTaagtattcatattaattattaaaataaaaataacactttattTGTTGGaacgtttttgtaaataatctgaactaattaaaataaataaataaataaaaggattaaataatttactgaaTCTTCAACCCGAAActgaatataaacatttttcaaaataatgataataaaaagattgctgtgtatgtaattttatatttttaaatgaatgccATATgttgtttttactttaatataaaaaaaagacagccttattctattaaaattgaatactaaatcttcaatttttttaaacaaaatgaaatgaaattttaaactttcaGTACAGcttaattttcttaatatattgtaaactaTATGTTCATTTCTAACAACTTGCAGGCAGAGAATATCGTCAACTTCCTCGCAGTATGTCGAACCCAGGATTAACATCAGAAGCCCAACTCCGATACATTCTACAATGGTTTGGGGAGTTCAGTGAGCTGCAGCGGGAAGATTTTCTACCAGTATTGGCAGCTGCACATGGAGGCAAGCCAGACCAGTTAGCTAGTACGCTAGCAGCTCTTTCCTGTGACGATAAGCCTGTGAGCTTGTTTCAATGTCGTGTGAGTTtactaacaaataattataatcttaataattgaagctaagttaaaaaaatatatatagcctctataagagaaaaatattaatagattgGTCATTAAATTAATGCAATATCACCTGAATTGCCAAATCTTTGAATAATTGGTATACATAATTATAGATTTGCCAATAAAACCAAAGTGGTTTTATTGGCAAATCTAAAATCAATGAAGTAGTAATAGGACCAtggaaagtaaaaataaattgataaaaataaagtgaataAGTAATTATGTGAAAGATTATAACTTTTAATGTGAAGATGGCTCTTATGATGACAATTTCTATGGGCAGAGAGATATTAATAGTTATCAAATTATTGCACATCTGCTCTTTCATTATCAAACAAAAACTAACATTACTTTTTGGTCTATGATTACTTTTTGTTATAAAGAAAGATGTGTTATTGCAAAACCCATCATTCTCATCATTACTGAGGATAAATATGCatgtttactaattataattataatgttattatatcatatattttcagataaaattgtttaatgagTGGTTTCCTACCTGGGCAGAAGAAGAACGGGATAGACTTGTAAAAGCTGTATCTGAAATTGATGCAGAATTCGGTATCAAGCTGCAAGATGCACTTGTGAATGGTTTCAAGTTGAATGGTGACCTCGATGAAGAACATAAGTTGCATTTTACGATAGAAAATGCTCAGCCTGAGGAAGACCTAATCGAGTCTGGTAGTAACGAAAACAGTGAAACACTAGCTGTTTCGCAGGAGAATAGCAATGTAGAAATTGCTGCCGCCTCCTAAAATCCACAAGAATTGATTCCGATACTttcatagtattattttatttattttttatagtaaaaatattttttcatataactaTAGAAAAAATGCCATTTATCAGTGAGGCATGTTTTGTAAGTAAATATACTTTGGTACCTTTGTACCTGAATTTTAGATCttatttgttgttaaaataaggatgaaattttattaatttaaactattagGTATAAGAATTGATGTCTATAACATTCCATATTTAGAGCATTCCACTAGCTATTTTAGCAATTTCCTACAGGTTTAGAATCTCATATAAATCATATCTTTCttccattataatatatatatcagtatttagatattaatataaacatattgatacatttttatgtattaaataataatcataatcaaaatatatttataatatactcttTGTGATATATAAGTAAACAATGGTTGTATTTTACTTTCTCCCAAATTGTTACAAATCAAAGGAATTTTCCATATTGTGAACAACAAATCAAAGAtttgctaaattttattttttcatagcagaaaaataattcaaaaagcaCAAATTGTTACCATATACCATACTTTTTAGCTTTTGTTTTATGGAATAAATGttatagaattatttgtaaAGCTTATTGAAAAGTAAAATCTGAATTAGGCATGTATTCCGCTACAGATTGTTGTGAATACAGTTTtgcatttgtaaaaatatactgGAGCTGAAATCGATATAACATTGTAAACTGCCTTCTAATttggtttaattatttacaagataaacatattatttatatctgttGATAAATGAAAACCGATAAGCTATAAAACAAACTTCAGTTCCAAAGACCTAAAAGAAATGAGtacaaacaatacaatatagtGCCAAGATTTTGTATTCCTTTATACGcatagtgatttttttattattattaaaatataagatattaagGTGAAAAGAAAATTGTGAAGCGGTTCGAGTGATAGAAAGGTGCTGATGCTTAGCAATGTGAAGAGAAAGGCATTTGATATTCATGAaatcatacatatacatattaaaattaaatatatgtcgtgaatataaattagtgttttattttatatttataattattatcctaCTAATATGAACTGTATCtgtgtacattttaaatatgtacataatgataataaaagaaCGAATGAAAGAATGACGGAAATTATACGACAAATTGAATAACATAAATCCTAAGCGTAATGTTGGCAGTGTTGCTTTTAATTTGTATGACAAATATAGCCGACGAAGTAGAAATATTGGATCTTGAATCgaatatatcgaatttatatCCGAATAATCGATACAACGAATATAAGTAATGTAGTTCAGCACTTTTTTTGCAAAAGATTTTATTccgtaaaaaaacaaatcatagtCAAGTCATGGTATTTTCTCAAACATTCAATGatgattacatttaatatataacagtGAATGCTAGTGagtataaatttatatgcaatatatcatatacagttcagacatattatttaatgtatataagtgCAGAgtcaaatttttataattataaaaataaatgtaataatgtcGTAATGTTATTACGTGAATACTCAAAGGaaataacagttttattaaaattagtatttgttttataaaatttatttatacatgtcATGGCACATGGTTGTGAGTATTTTCATATGTttgatcaaaaatatattagtctttccacaaaatataacatcagttctaaataaatatcacattatggcatattaaaatcaataactttaatataaattgaatattttttatttcttcagtcgGAAAtgacttattatataaaattcaatatataaaatgtatgttttttacaattgtcatatttcattattatatttataaaaaataaaaactttaaattatataaaggaaAGGAACAtggattcaattttttttttattttagaattattaaaggcttagtttatttttagaagAAGTCAACCAGTCAACGAACAATTTTAACTCAAATATAAGttcgtattattaaataaaaaataagttatggTCGGATTTTGGCAAGTATCCAGTCGACGTAAGCGGATACGCGCGTGTAGACGCCGGGCCAGCCCTGGGTACCACAAGGCGATGGACCGTAAGATACGACGCCTACTGCCATCCAATTCTCCATTGAAGACAATTGCCCCATAAGTGGACCACCAGAGTCTCCTCGACAAGAGTCCTGGCCTTGCAGGCCACCAGCGCAAAGTTGATTTTCTGTGATCGTACGTCCCGCTCTGTTGTAGATATTCTGACAGTCCGTTCGATTTATTACTGGCACTCGaactttcaatttaatattcgaAGTTGATCCTGAAAACAATACGATAATAACTTAAGAGTATACTTCTAGAACTTCTAGGAGTACAAATTAACGGATGTAAATGGGCCCCCTGAATCTGGTAAGTCgtcatcaaaaaaatattattagtgcCCCATATcattaatgcgccaccaaatgGTATAAGATGTTACGATTATGATCTCCAAACCGGAATACATTACTAACtgttactgtttggcggtagaatatacaaTGTACCGGTAATTGCAACGTGAATGCTATAAACTTCATAATTCAAATGTAGATATTGTATCAGAACGTAGTTTCTGAGATCGTCGTAACTTATATGGCAATtggaaaaagtttattttttaggtGAAGTACTTACTTGTTTCCGTTTTACCCCATCCGGCCACCTCCATATAGTAgccatcaaataaattattacgcaATTCTGGAGTAATTGGAAGGCATATGGGCTTAACAAAATCTGAAAGtagacaatattaaaaaattgattGCAAATCACACGTTTgctacattatttaaaaagaaactaaaataaaagcaTATCTGCAAACATGTATTTGAAAAGAGGAAgactattttacaaaaatatatcgatattataaGTTTACGTACCATTGAACTCAACTTTGGTGGCCAATCGAAGCAAAGCGATATCGTTTTGCTGGTGATTGTCATCGGCGGTGTAGCCTTCGTGGGCAATAACCTCTTCTACGGGAATATCGAGAACAGGCGGGCTGCAGTCGTCTAAATAACAGTCTTTCTTGCTAGTCACGTTCCACTCGCCGAGTCTAACTTGAGAcctgtaattttatttgaattaaaatcgaTGTTATATATCAATACATTATGATTTAAAACATTATGCGTTATTAGTATGTGATTAGAAGATATCAGATGTAGACATGAATTACAGGCTTTTATAGACAGTCATCGTATCAGGCTTTTGTAGTTAAGAATTACGATCTGTTTCTTCGGCAATGTATTTGTTACACTTAGCGTTTAGCGgggaaatagaaaaaaaaataggccATCTCATTATAAGTTTTGATGTATGGATCATTAGAG from Vanessa cardui chromosome 20, ilVanCard2.1, whole genome shotgun sequence encodes:
- the LOC124538186 gene encoding uncharacterized protein C14orf119 isoform X1, whose product is MAFLLETTVCLSIAAESREYRQLPRSMSNPGLTSEAQLRYILQWFGEFSELQREDFLPVLAAAHGGKPDQLASTLAALSCDDKPVSLFQCRIKLFNEWFPTWAEEERDRLVKAVSEIDAEFGIKLQDALVNGFKLNGDLDEEHKLHFTIENAQPEEDLIESGSNENSETLAVSQENSNVEIAAAS
- the LOC124538186 gene encoding uncharacterized protein C14orf119 isoform X2, which codes for MSNPGLTSEAQLRYILQWFGEFSELQREDFLPVLAAAHGGKPDQLASTLAALSCDDKPVSLFQCRIKLFNEWFPTWAEEERDRLVKAVSEIDAEFGIKLQDALVNGFKLNGDLDEEHKLHFTIENAQPEEDLIESGSNENSETLAVSQENSNVEIAAAS
- the LOC124538185 gene encoding CLIP domain-containing serine protease HP8-like yields the protein MDVMCKKIIFICSLAVLSSVLAKDICKSDASCIPLEECTDLYNRLQREHDELIINLLKKLHCGFDAAKKPQVCCPPHFRNIQTMSRLPEVNFNPMELIPDWKTCGIQNNDRIVGGTETELDEHPWMALLRYDKPKGSGFYCGGVLISSKYVLTAAHCIKGADLPKNWKLSQVRLGEWNVTSKKDCYLDDCSPPVLDIPVEEVIAHEGYTADDNHQQNDIALLRLATKVEFNDFVKPICLPITPELRNNLFDGYYMEVAGWGKTETRSTSNIKLKVRVPVINRTDCQNIYNRAGRTITENQLCAGGLQGQDSCRGDSGGPLMGQLSSMENWMAVGVVSYGPSPCGTQGWPGVYTRVSAYVDWILAKIRP